One window of uncultured Trichococcus sp. genomic DNA carries:
- a CDS encoding response regulator transcription factor, whose product MNNQKILVVDDDIAIRRLIWKSLQSTGVLIYQSDSIEKTLDIMTRVTFDLFLLDISLEYENDGYHLAQLIRADYPSTPIIFISGKKSETDIINGLETGADYYITKPFSPNLLRAQILSTLERMKTIQSQKTNPNSRVLKVGDFTFDKNLYQLQKRGQDIALSSKEIQLMLFFLENPNQVFSKEQIYANVWNDGEMDNNLIMVYISYLRNKIEDDSKKPRYLKTVWGIGYTFSPDGE is encoded by the coding sequence ATGAACAACCAAAAAATACTCGTCGTTGATGACGATATCGCAATCCGGCGCCTTATTTGGAAGTCGCTGCAATCAACTGGCGTTCTTATTTACCAAAGTGATTCCATCGAAAAAACACTGGATATCATGACCCGTGTGACTTTTGATCTTTTTCTGCTGGATATCAGTCTGGAATATGAGAATGACGGCTATCATCTGGCTCAGCTGATCCGTGCCGATTACCCGTCAACTCCCATTATATTTATAAGCGGCAAAAAAAGCGAGACCGATATCATCAATGGTCTCGAAACAGGGGCAGATTATTATATTACGAAGCCTTTTTCGCCTAATCTCTTGCGGGCTCAAATTCTGAGTACATTGGAACGGATGAAGACCATCCAGTCACAAAAAACAAATCCGAACAGTCGCGTCCTCAAAGTGGGTGATTTTACTTTCGACAAAAATCTGTATCAGCTGCAAAAGAGGGGGCAGGATATCGCCCTATCATCCAAAGAAATCCAATTGATGCTGTTTTTCCTGGAAAATCCGAATCAAGTTTTTTCGAAAGAACAGATCTATGCGAATGTCTGGAATGACGGGGAGATGGACAACAACCTGATTATGGTTTACATCAGTTATCTGCGCAACAAAATCGAGGACGACTCGAAAAAGCCGCGTTATTTGAAGACTGTCTGGGGAATCGGCTATACGTTCAGCCCGGACGGCGAGTAA
- a CDS encoding ATP-binding protein, whose protein sequence is MENKPTTRIINIIMTGLFIIIAITLVTIAGSFYTVEQNAKKSGQEQLMRTLNYVTNNLKLVIENRSLSLQQFSHELTSDNHPEAPLAEADKEAIIATFLGSHEDQTNLLIQLDGSGTFAKAWQFKNGTLQELPEEVAGSYLKADPSLESLLNSGSLVQNSSEYFLENQSFVNLYSSIVAADGQTNGYIIAPLNLENMFKAEIFSDISDYSGYPLVKNTEMEVVIHPVESQVGLDIISGRQEQFPDLDLSDLRRLEEAQLTQEEGTLSYYSYWWDEENPTKVLKLGAFEWIDIGAAHWVISLNSDFYEHNRVPIQNNYILLSLLLLISAIILIFILLIRGYNKKNQAYEESQRLIEKQKFENERHRLEKRILKESKLEAIGLLTTTIVHDMNNFLTPILGNAQLLMEDYAENEELVSELKEIYLAAEKGKDLSTNVLRFSKVSEGQQDTAHDLSQVLKDTISEITILTPKSIKVESDIAPGILVEGFDKQDLQVVLYNLLTNAFQAIDTRPGNVTIRLKKADAECNADLQKRSIVTKGKEFAVLSITDDGPGIAEGLESNDLFDPFFTTKGSNGSGLGLFVVSSIADKYDWQIRLDRAQKGLTVLVNIPLQKN, encoded by the coding sequence ATGGAAAACAAACCTACGACACGTATCATCAACATCATCATGACAGGGTTATTCATCATCATCGCGATTACCCTAGTCACGATCGCGGGCAGCTTCTATACCGTGGAACAGAATGCCAAGAAAAGCGGACAGGAACAACTGATGCGCACCTTGAACTATGTGACGAACAATCTGAAGCTTGTCATCGAAAACCGGTCCTTATCGCTTCAACAATTCTCCCATGAGCTGACTTCCGATAATCACCCGGAAGCGCCACTCGCCGAAGCCGATAAAGAGGCGATCATCGCCACGTTCTTGGGGTCCCACGAAGATCAAACAAATCTGTTGATCCAGCTTGACGGCTCAGGTACTTTTGCGAAAGCTTGGCAGTTCAAAAATGGGACGCTTCAGGAACTTCCCGAAGAAGTTGCTGGGTCTTATCTCAAAGCAGACCCGAGTCTCGAATCCTTGCTCAACAGCGGGTCGCTCGTCCAAAACAGCAGCGAATATTTTCTGGAGAACCAATCTTTTGTCAACCTTTACTCCTCCATCGTTGCAGCCGATGGCCAAACCAACGGTTATATCATCGCACCGCTGAACCTTGAAAATATGTTCAAGGCGGAAATATTCAGCGATATTAGCGACTACAGCGGCTATCCATTGGTGAAGAACACCGAGATGGAAGTCGTCATCCATCCGGTCGAGAGCCAAGTCGGCCTTGACATCATCTCCGGCCGCCAGGAGCAGTTCCCTGATTTGGACCTTTCCGATCTGAGGCGCTTGGAGGAAGCCCAGCTCACCCAAGAAGAAGGAACGCTCAGCTATTATTCCTATTGGTGGGACGAAGAAAATCCGACCAAGGTCCTGAAACTGGGTGCCTTCGAGTGGATCGACATCGGCGCAGCCCACTGGGTCATCTCCCTGAACTCGGATTTCTACGAGCACAACCGTGTACCTATTCAAAACAATTATATCCTATTGAGTCTGTTATTGCTGATTTCTGCTATAATTCTAATCTTCATCCTTTTGATCAGAGGATACAACAAAAAGAACCAAGCTTATGAAGAAAGCCAACGCCTCATCGAAAAACAAAAATTCGAGAATGAGCGCCATCGACTGGAGAAACGGATCCTGAAAGAAAGCAAGCTGGAAGCGATCGGACTCTTAACCACGACGATCGTTCACGACATGAATAATTTCCTGACACCCATTCTGGGAAATGCCCAACTGCTGATGGAGGACTATGCCGAGAACGAGGAATTGGTCAGCGAACTGAAGGAAATCTACCTTGCGGCTGAAAAAGGCAAGGATCTCTCCACGAACGTATTGCGTTTTTCCAAGGTCAGTGAAGGACAACAAGATACCGCGCATGACCTTTCGCAAGTGCTGAAGGACACCATTTCCGAAATCACGATCCTGACGCCGAAAAGCATCAAGGTCGAGAGTGATATCGCTCCCGGCATCTTGGTTGAAGGCTTCGACAAGCAGGACTTGCAAGTGGTCCTGTATAACCTTCTGACAAACGCCTTTCAAGCGATCGATACGCGTCCCGGCAATGTCACGATCAGGCTGAAAAAAGCTGATGCCGAATGCAACGCCGATTTGCAAAAGCGCTCGATTGTAACCAAAGGCAAGGAATTCGCGGTCTTATCCATCACAGACGATGGCCCCGGTATCGCGGAAGGATTGGAAAGCAATGACCTGTTCGACCCCTTCTTCACCACGAAAGGCAGCAACGGATCCGGATTGGGATTGTTTGTCGTTTCTTCCATCGCCGACAAATATGACTGGCAGATCAGACTGGACAGAGCCCAAAAAGGCCTGACCGTCCTCGTTAACATTCCCCTCCAGAAAAACTGA